In the genome of Streptosporangiales bacterium, one region contains:
- a CDS encoding 5-oxoprolinase/urea amidolyase family protein, translating into MTIEVLQPGIQTTVQDYPGRVGLMSRGFFPAGAMDHLALRLGNALVGNEPGDAALEVALGKAKLRFDRAAVVALTGATVEATVDGEPVPSWQAVEVPAGGELRLGIAKGPGFRVYIAVAGGIDVPEVFGARATYTMGALGGVEGRALRKGDVLPVGEPRRASRGSLDQSRLPAYVNEWDLEVVPGPHASEEFLAEEDVALLFTRQWTVDRNSNRTGIRLDAQRLTWARSNGGIAGGHPSNILDNGYPVGGINLNGDTPVILGPDGPTSGGFVVVAVVAHASMWKLGQMRPGADKITLRPVSVEQAQALADEQNALVEEVRAA; encoded by the coding sequence ATGACGATCGAGGTACTGCAGCCAGGAATCCAGACCACCGTCCAGGACTACCCAGGTCGCGTCGGCCTGATGTCTCGCGGCTTCTTCCCCGCGGGTGCCATGGACCACCTCGCGCTCCGGCTGGGCAACGCGCTCGTGGGCAACGAGCCGGGCGACGCGGCACTGGAGGTGGCGCTCGGCAAGGCGAAGCTCAGGTTCGACCGGGCCGCGGTCGTCGCACTGACGGGCGCCACCGTCGAGGCCACCGTGGACGGCGAGCCGGTGCCTTCCTGGCAGGCGGTCGAGGTGCCCGCCGGCGGTGAGCTGCGGCTCGGCATCGCGAAGGGGCCAGGCTTCCGGGTGTACATCGCGGTCGCGGGCGGCATCGACGTACCTGAGGTCTTCGGTGCGCGCGCCACGTACACGATGGGCGCGCTCGGCGGTGTCGAAGGACGTGCCCTGCGCAAGGGCGACGTGCTGCCCGTCGGCGAGCCACGCCGGGCGAGCCGTGGCAGTCTCGACCAGAGTCGGCTGCCCGCGTACGTGAACGAGTGGGACCTCGAGGTCGTGCCGGGACCGCACGCGTCGGAGGAGTTCCTCGCCGAGGAGGACGTAGCGCTGCTGTTCACCAGGCAGTGGACCGTCGACCGCAACTCCAACCGCACCGGCATCAGGCTCGACGCACAGCGGCTGACCTGGGCGCGCTCGAACGGCGGGATCGCCGGCGGCCACCCGTCCAACATCCTCGACAACGGATACCCGGTCGGTGGCATCAACCTGAACGGCGACACCCCCGTCATTCTCGGTCCCGACGGTCCGACGTCCGGGGGGTTCGTCGTCGTCGCGGTCGTCGCGCACGCCAGCATGTGGAAGCTCGGCCAGATGCGCCCCGGCGCCGACAAGATCACGCTGCGCCCGGTCTCGGTGGAGCAGGCGCAGGCGCTGGCGGACG